A genomic segment from Opitutales bacterium encodes:
- a CDS encoding glycosyltransferase, translating to MRLSVVTALFNGLDYTRAYLDSLLESLEDVIDFEIIFVDDGSSDSTREWLQSLDLSVPTKIFFNDANLGYGRSNNFGASKAEGDVLAFLNNDILLQSGWFEPMLEALKRPHRWMGHERMPGLVGNVQWRVSDPVLDHAGIYFDIYSAPQHRDFGEKQLRRKGSEAVVGATAACWVTEREWFTRLGGFDERFVNGMEDVDFCLQTLEWGRVPVVSFDSQIKHHVSASRVGGAQDEKNFWELFRKWRYVLNEIAFITAENEMQSGVRRVFRKGSGPNRKLQSFINHSAKLVLKPPSSH from the coding sequence ATGCGCCTTTCGGTCGTAACAGCACTTTTCAATGGTCTCGATTATACACGTGCATATTTAGATTCTCTCTTAGAATCACTGGAGGATGTGATCGATTTTGAGATTATTTTTGTGGACGACGGGAGCTCCGATTCTACGCGAGAATGGCTTCAATCGCTGGATCTATCAGTTCCCACCAAGATCTTTTTTAACGACGCAAATCTGGGCTATGGGCGAAGCAATAATTTTGGTGCATCGAAAGCGGAGGGAGACGTTTTGGCATTCCTTAACAATGATATATTGCTTCAGAGCGGATGGTTCGAGCCCATGTTGGAAGCCTTGAAGCGGCCACACCGCTGGATGGGGCATGAGCGCATGCCCGGCTTAGTAGGGAATGTTCAATGGCGAGTCAGCGATCCTGTTTTAGACCATGCTGGCATCTACTTTGATATCTATTCTGCCCCACAACACCGCGATTTTGGCGAGAAACAATTGCGTCGAAAGGGCAGTGAGGCGGTGGTCGGAGCCACCGCGGCGTGTTGGGTTACGGAACGAGAATGGTTTACTAGACTTGGTGGCTTCGATGAGCGCTTCGTTAATGGAATGGAAGATGTCGATTTTTGCCTACAGACATTGGAATGGGGACGGGTGCCGGTGGTATCTTTTGATAGCCAGATCAAGCACCATGTAAGCGCTAGCCGAGTTGGGGGTGCCCAGGATGAGAAGAATTTTTGGGAGCTTTTTCGGAAGTGGCGCTATGTCCTCAATGAAATTGCATTCATAACGGCAGAGAATGAAATGCAGAGCGGCGTGCGGCGGGTTTTTCGTAAAGGCTCAGGACCGAACCGCAAACTTCAGTCTTTTATCAATCATTCCGCTAAGCTGGTGTTGAAGCCGCCTTCCTCTCACTAA